A section of the Flavobacterium sp. CG_23.5 genome encodes:
- the gltX gene encoding glutamate--tRNA ligase, giving the protein MSKQVRVRFAPSPTGPLHIGGVRTALFNYLFAKKNNGVFFLRIEDTDQNRYVPGAEEYIMQALEWLGIAPDETIGKNEKFGPYRQSERKHLYKEYADQLINSGNAYYAFDTAESLDAQRKLEEEQGNTFIYNHHNREKLDTSLVISAEETAKRIANGEHYVIRFKTPVNETLHMHDIIRGDVKFETNLLDDKVLFKSDGMPTYHLANIVDDHLMETTHVIRGEEWLPSMPLHVLLYSAFGWEAPQFAHLPLIMKPVGNGKLSKRDGDKMGFPVFPLDWKTEEGVSSGYREKGFFPEAVINFLALLGWNDGTEKELYTLEELVQAFDLSRVHKAGAKFDPEKNKWFNHQYLVKQKDEDLAKAFAPILIEKGFNVSEKIVTKVVSLIKERAHFVSEFWELCDFFFVAPTSYDEKASKNWKTETPALMQELISVVEEITDFTSMNIETIVKDWMTKNEIGMGKVMQPFRLSLVGALKGPHLYDIVEVIGKDETIKRIQNAIATL; this is encoded by the coding sequence ATGTCTAAACAAGTTCGGGTGCGTTTTGCACCAAGTCCAACTGGACCTTTACATATTGGCGGAGTTCGTACCGCCTTATTCAATTATTTGTTTGCCAAAAAAAATAATGGTGTGTTCTTCCTGAGAATTGAGGATACGGATCAAAACCGTTATGTTCCAGGTGCCGAAGAATATATCATGCAAGCACTGGAATGGCTGGGAATTGCACCAGACGAAACGATTGGAAAGAATGAGAAATTTGGTCCTTATCGTCAAAGCGAAAGAAAACATTTGTACAAAGAATATGCGGATCAATTAATCAATTCCGGTAATGCGTATTATGCGTTTGATACTGCTGAGTCTTTGGACGCACAAAGAAAACTAGAAGAAGAACAAGGAAATACCTTTATATACAATCATCACAACAGAGAAAAACTAGATACTTCTTTGGTTATTTCTGCTGAAGAAACGGCTAAAAGAATCGCTAACGGAGAACATTATGTAATCCGTTTTAAAACTCCGGTAAACGAAACATTACATATGCATGACATCATTCGTGGTGACGTAAAATTTGAAACAAATCTTTTGGATGATAAAGTGTTGTTTAAAAGCGATGGAATGCCAACGTATCATTTAGCCAATATTGTGGATGATCATTTAATGGAAACTACCCATGTGATTCGTGGTGAAGAATGGTTGCCATCGATGCCTTTACACGTTTTATTATACAGCGCTTTTGGTTGGGAAGCGCCACAATTTGCCCATTTACCATTGATTATGAAACCTGTCGGTAACGGAAAATTATCAAAAAGAGATGGTGACAAAATGGGATTCCCTGTATTTCCATTAGATTGGAAAACCGAAGAAGGCGTTTCATCTGGTTATAGAGAAAAAGGATTTTTCCCCGAAGCAGTTATCAACTTCCTGGCATTATTAGGATGGAACGACGGTACGGAAAAAGAATTATATACGCTTGAAGAATTAGTTCAAGCTTTTGATTTGAGCAGAGTTCATAAAGCCGGAGCTAAATTTGATCCGGAAAAAAACAAATGGTTCAATCATCAATATTTGGTAAAACAGAAAGATGAAGATTTGGCGAAAGCCTTCGCTCCTATTTTGATTGAAAAAGGTTTCAACGTTTCTGAAAAAATAGTTACAAAAGTAGTTTCCTTAATCAAAGAACGCGCACATTTTGTTTCAGAATTTTGGGAACTATGTGATTTCTTTTTTGTGGCTCCAACATCGTATGATGAAAAAGCAAGCAAAAACTGGAAAACAGAAACACCAGCATTAATGCAGGAATTAATCTCTGTTGTGGAGGAAATAACGGATTTTACGTCCATGAATATCGAAACCATCGTAAAAGACTGGATGACGAAAAACGAAATTGGAATGGGAAAAGTAATGCAACCCTTTCGTTTGAGTCTGGTTGGCGCGCTGAAAGGCCCTCACCTATATGATATTGTTGAAGTAATTGGAAAAGACGAAACGATTAAGAGAATCCAAAACGCAATTGCTACCTTATAA
- a CDS encoding outer membrane beta-barrel protein, whose amino-acid sequence MKKIGLTTVFILLSVAVVAQYNYRDSNRIGITFGVNQFTMNTNNFHSTPDMGWNAGLSIRGNFYNDWDMVYALQFSENNFKVATKSPFLSNKEVNYKLPSAQISLQLSYKFIENHLSVEFGPIVQVNGKFNIDAENENNIISGTTLLAKDIVDISKFNFYPTVGVTFGVRHFRANVSYQYGLNNMLENLNSKNLGVNFKGNPGIINGKLILYL is encoded by the coding sequence ATGAAAAAGATAGGTTTAACTACTGTTTTTATTCTCCTTTCAGTGGCTGTTGTTGCCCAATATAATTATCGGGATTCGAATCGAATTGGAATTACTTTTGGCGTAAACCAATTCACAATGAACACTAATAACTTTCATTCCACGCCAGATATGGGTTGGAACGCTGGGCTTTCCATAAGAGGGAACTTCTATAATGATTGGGATATGGTTTATGCCTTGCAGTTCAGCGAAAACAATTTTAAGGTCGCTACTAAAAGTCCTTTTTTATCAAATAAAGAGGTCAATTATAAATTGCCATCAGCACAAATATCGCTGCAGTTGAGTTATAAATTTATAGAAAATCATTTGAGTGTGGAGTTTGGTCCAATAGTACAAGTGAATGGAAAATTTAATATTGATGCTGAAAATGAAAACAACATCATTTCTGGAACCACATTGTTGGCCAAAGATATTGTTGATATTTCTAAATTTAATTTCTATCCCACGGTTGGAGTTACTTTTGGGGTTCGTCATTTTCGGGCAAATGTTTCGTATCAATATGGTTTAAACAATATGCTGGAAAACCTGAACAGCAAAAACTTAGGGGTAAATTTCAAAGGAAATCCCGGAATCATTAACGGAAAGCTTATTCTGTATTTATAA
- a CDS encoding SPFH domain-containing protein yields MNITLIIFLVFGLFILLSSFFTVKQQTSVIIERFGKFLSVRQSGLQLKIPLIDRIAGRVNLKIQQLDVIIETKTKDNVFVKLKVSVQFMVIKETVYDAFYKLEYPHDQITSYVFDVVRAEVPKLKLDDVFERKDDIAIAVKRELNEAMTTYGYTIINTLVTDIDPDIQVKNAMNRINAADREKTVAEFEAEASRIRIVAKAKAEAESKRLQGQGIADQRREIARGLVESVDVLNKVGINSQEASALIVVTQHYDTLQAIGADANSNLILLPNSPQAGSDMLNNMVASFSASNQVGEMMKNKNKKRKPKADEHDPGFKAPLPPQPPETPEIEE; encoded by the coding sequence ATGAACATTACGTTAATTATCTTCCTTGTCTTTGGATTATTTATCTTACTTTCTTCCTTTTTTACTGTCAAACAACAAACCTCAGTCATTATTGAACGTTTCGGAAAATTTTTAAGTGTCAGACAATCGGGACTACAACTGAAAATTCCTTTAATTGATCGAATTGCCGGACGCGTTAATCTGAAAATTCAGCAATTAGATGTTATCATCGAAACCAAAACGAAAGACAATGTTTTTGTAAAACTAAAAGTTTCGGTGCAATTTATGGTCATCAAAGAAACCGTATATGATGCTTTTTACAAACTCGAATATCCGCATGATCAAATTACTTCTTATGTATTTGATGTAGTTCGCGCCGAAGTTCCAAAATTAAAACTGGATGATGTTTTTGAAAGAAAAGACGACATTGCCATTGCTGTAAAAAGAGAATTGAATGAAGCAATGACCACTTATGGATATACCATAATCAATACATTGGTTACTGATATTGACCCTGATATTCAAGTAAAAAATGCAATGAACAGAATTAATGCAGCAGATAGAGAAAAAACGGTAGCAGAATTTGAAGCAGAAGCATCCAGAATTAGAATTGTGGCTAAAGCCAAAGCAGAAGCAGAAAGCAAACGTTTACAAGGACAGGGAATTGCGGATCAACGCCGCGAGATTGCAAGAGGTTTAGTAGAAAGTGTAGATGTATTAAACAAAGTTGGGATAAACTCTCAGGAGGCTTCGGCGCTTATTGTTGTAACTCAACATTATGATACTTTACAGGCTATTGGCGCAGACGCCAACTCTAATTTAATATTACTACCTAATTCTCCTCAAGCCGGTAGTGACATGCTGAATAATATGGTCGCTTCTTTTAGCGCGTCTAATCAAGTGGGCGAAATGATGAAAAATAAGAATAAAAAGAGAAAACCAAAAGCAGATGAACATGATCCTGGTTTTAAAGCTCCTCTCCCACCACAGCCGCCGGAAACACCCGAAATAGAAGAATAA
- a CDS encoding DUF6327 family protein, with translation METKKYSSYAQIDRELEILRIEKEISYQKLVFGIKKTKESFTPKNIVSGVIGSSLNAFSGSYGPLVSLAIPYVAKAVPFVSKAIPFISKWVSKLKRGK, from the coding sequence ATGGAAACTAAAAAATACTCATCCTACGCTCAAATCGACAGAGAACTGGAGATTTTGAGAATTGAAAAAGAAATCAGTTATCAAAAATTAGTCTTCGGGATTAAAAAAACCAAGGAAAGCTTTACGCCCAAAAACATTGTTAGTGGGGTTATAGGTTCATCTTTAAATGCTTTCTCAGGGTCCTATGGACCATTAGTCAGTTTGGCAATTCCATATGTTGCCAAAGCGGTTCCGTTTGTTTCAAAAGCAATTCCATTTATATCTAAATGGGTATCAAAATTAAAAAGAGGCAAATAG
- a CDS encoding phage holin family protein — MAFEELKENTEHIQEQMQSFLESNVAYYKLWGFKVAMKSTTMILKLTLIFICFGIVLLFCSIAGALAIGKYMDSYPIGFLIVGGIYLVITGLLFTIRDKFFEGSVLENFSEIFFND, encoded by the coding sequence ATGGCTTTTGAAGAATTAAAAGAAAACACAGAGCATATCCAAGAACAGATGCAATCTTTCTTGGAAAGCAATGTGGCTTATTATAAATTATGGGGTTTTAAGGTGGCGATGAAATCAACCACCATGATTCTTAAATTGACCTTGATTTTTATTTGTTTTGGCATCGTATTATTATTTTGTTCTATTGCCGGAGCATTAGCGATTGGGAAATACATGGATAGTTATCCGATTGGATTTTTAATCGTAGGAGGAATATATTTAGTCATTACAGGACTTTTATTTACCATTAGGGATAAATTTTTTGAAGGATCAGTATTGGAGAACTTTTCAGAAATCTTTTTTAACGACTAA
- a CDS encoding YtxH domain-containing protein, with the protein MSNKAGSTLMGLVTGLAIGAGLGILYAPDKGSRTREKINDGYDDAKNNLKLKYDNASDELKNKISLFKQNNLQDTYDDMISNVSHKAEDVISFLEQKLADLKEQNAKLQK; encoded by the coding sequence ATGTCGAATAAAGCTGGAAGTACATTGATGGGTTTAGTAACTGGTTTAGCTATTGGAGCGGGTTTAGGAATTTTATATGCACCAGACAAAGGTTCCAGAACTAGAGAAAAAATTAATGATGGGTATGATGATGCCAAAAATAATTTGAAACTCAAATATGATAATGCATCTGATGAGTTGAAAAATAAAATTTCTCTTTTCAAACAAAATAATTTACAAGACACTTATGATGATATGATTTCAAATGTGAGTCATAAAGCGGAAGATGTAATTTCATTTTTAGAGCAAAAATTAGCTGATTTGAAAGAGCAAAATGCTAAGCTTCAAAAATAA